tggtaactactgggaatttttttgccacattttaccactggtaactactgggaaaaaaaataccaatagtTAGCAACAAACCGAGTTCGTGGTAACtagtggatttttttttcagtagttaccagtggtaaaagtgggaaaaaattcccagtagttaccactggtaacaacttggtggtaactagtgggaataacccgcaTAGAGTACGAACATCAGACATTGACTgttatttctgacttttgtattgcttagATGGGCCCAATATAGACATTTTAGTCTTAAAACAAACCGGATTGCCCGAGACCATTAATAATAAGTAGTAATGAAGAGTCAGCGTATGGAAGCCGCGGGCTACCTCGGCCGGCAGCGCGTGCCACTCGAGGCGCAGGCCCAGCGCCGCGGCCGCGGCCCGCAGCGCCGCCTCGGGCTGCGCGTCCGGCGCCGCGGCCCGCAGCGCGTCCCCGCCCAGCTCCACTAGCTCTTCCTCTGCGATACATCGAGTATATGTAGGTCAAATACTGCAACTATCTCACCGACTTATTCATAGTAAACTTTAGGAAAAAAATGTGCTCCCGAGTTTAGACGAATAAGATGGCGCTATACGGCGCCATACGTTTTCTGGAAACTGAATAGGTATCTCCTGAAGGCTCAGGACAGCTTCGTCCACAATGCTATTTCGTCACAATCTTATCTTGTCATTACTGCCATTTGGTCACTTTCCTATCTTGTTCACATCCCCAAGGGCGTTGATTTTATTACGGTCTTGTAAGAACGAGACACGTAAGGTCGTCAATCTTACTATttcactctatcctatagcttgacgGATACATTTCCGTAAAagtcttaaaaaataaaaaagaatacaGTAACGAACTTCCTTACTTCTAAATCAGGGCAATAAtggtatgatttttttttaatttgaggtTGACATAATAAAGAACTGCCTGTACAATTTTTGgcataaggtgaacatttccatattggagaaaaagtaaattatataatatgtaaaatttatagaaGGCAGTCAGAATAATACATGGTACAACAATGTTGACGAGCTGGTACTGTGGTTAGGAATTGTATGTTGACGACATGGCATTGTGGACGATTCAAAAAGGTGAAgaaataggattgtggacgaAGCGGTTTGAGCCTTCTTTGGAAACAGCTTTTCGTAGTATTCCGCTAACcttatgttttaatacatttaggGCCGATTTTTCAAACCCCAGTTTTAACTAGTCAGGTTTTATTCTATAGACAGCCGCAACTTGAGTTTTTCAACAGTCAGATAGCAGTTAACTGAGGAATAAATCCGTTAACTGAGGAATAAAGTTATCTGTCCGTTCAAGAGCCAGTTAGTACCTATCGCAGGGCAGTGTTGGGCAAAATCTAATCTAACTACTGATTATGATTACTGACTGCAACTACATTTTGTAGTTAGTAATCAATGTAATCATGAATATTGATTACAAGAAATAACcgttaaaaatagttaaaatgtTGGACTACTAAAtattaatagggttgtttccatctacaaatcttagggcagaattgtatcccaataaattcttttggattataagaacatgttaaactacttttaggggacctgtaatgaccatatttttgtaaatattgaatttaaaatatcttttggcacacgtcacgcgaccaaactcgaaacgttactgaagattctgatgacgtcacaactctcagattgacactgttgacagttacgcgataaacaacaaatgacaaatgtcagttgacagttcgtatcttctacgggtgtatgtagttatgtgtcaaaccgtaaactgtgacgtcatacaattttcaaagagcgttttgggcgcgaaagcatctgtcaaaatatattttgttaatttaacatatttaaagccgtttttagtataaaagttgaattttagggcaacttttagttaatatagaacgtaatacaagcgtttcaaataattggaaacaaccctattgtagtGGCAATCACGGTTACTTACGTGATTACTTTTTCTTTCTAACTACTTATCTATCATATTACGTAATTGTAAGTtatagggagtgcagatttcaaaaatgatgagtATTTCttaatccaagatggcggctatgcactatgtcataaaagtcgtcatggatgtagTTTTATAGGTTTCAGGGactgcagatttcaaaaataattactatttaGCTATCCAAAATGACGGCAATACTCTTTGTCATAAATGTAGTCatgattataaaataatgactattttgcaacccaagatggcggctaTGCGCTTTGTCATAAAAGTGGTCATggatttgtcataaaagtcggcATGGATCTCGTTTTACAGGTTTTGGGGgttccgatttcgaaaatgatggctattttggaatccaagatggcggccatgcgcCTTgacataaaagtcgtcatggatctCGGTTTATAGGATTTAGATTCCAAACATAATGACTATTATGGAATCCAAGATAGCGGGcttgcactctgtcataaaagtcgtcatgtatgtcgttttataggtttcagGGAGTACGGATTTCGAAAACCATggccattttggaatccaagatggtggtCACGAACTTtatcataaaagtcgtcattgATATTGTTTTATAGTTTACGAATGTGACGCATCATTCTGCAAGACTTGTTCCTGTCTGGACAAACTGTCATGCGACTAAACATTTTTGCGTTTCAACTTTCAAGGTCTGGATCTGAAAGCCATCAAGATTTCAGGAGTTGGAcctcatgaaacccatcatctcATCAGAAATAACCTTAACACAAAATGCTCCTTCAGAACTTACTTGCTTAGCAAACAACGAAAAGGACAAATCCCAAGATTttccagagtaagcgtaggagttcaAAATTGAGTTCCGGCtacagttataatataataataaaataataattcagcctatatacgtcccactgctgggcacaggcctcctctcatgcgcgagagggctcgggctatagtccccacgctagcccaatgcggattggggacttcacacacacagttataatattagcggaaaatcgttgagcattagactttttgtttaccgcgacatctattgtcgagtagcagtactgagagttccgctacttgacgctagatgtagactgcgaaaataatagtatttttggtaacaaaaccgttgtatgctatgagcactcttggtcttcttattTCTCTTCTAACATATTCTATCATGCGTTACAGGCCTGAACCTGCAGGACACACTAGCAAAGGGATTGTTAGTCAGCCCACCACACAAAACCACTCGATTAATGCCACATGCAAACCCGCAATATAGCACAATGCAAAGAAGGGACACAATCAACATTAATTCAAAGCACCCTCGTTCAAATTGAAGGCTGTGGCCTAGCTATTACGCGGCACCGGGGTTCATGTGAAACTTCCCATATTTGTTGGCAAAACAGATTTACTAACGCTACAAACttgaaaaaataatacctaGTAGGCTACTCCTAAACAGGTCCCTGGCTTCACTGCGGTCGCCGACAGTAACAATTCACCGTTCAGGCACTAAACTTATTGACCCAGGATGGATACGAAATTGTCATTGTCAGGTGTCAATTGTCAGCGTAGTGAAACAGGTCCCTGGCGACCGCACAGAAGCCATTGCCGGCGACAGATGATGGAGCAACAAGTGGGTTATTTACCTAACTTTGTTTCATTTTTAGTTATACTGTTATGTGTTAAACCAGGGGTCTCCAAACCCCGGCCCGCGTGGCGTTCCAATCCGGCCCGCGGCAGGATGCCAAAGGGATCCTAGGCTCCAGGGGTTCAGCATTCATTTAGAGTGGAACTGTTCGTAACAGAAGCAACTAGACCCATAGTGGCCCGCGCGAAAGTTTTAGAGATGCAATATGGCCCTCAGGTAAAAATGTTTGAAGACCCTTGTGTTAAACGAAACGGGTCACGAAACTCAAAATAGGGCGCTTTTTAACAAGAGAGTTCAGGGATTGATGTTCACAGATGAGGGACAATTAGCTTCATGcaggatttttttataaagatggTAATCTAATCTTCTTCCCGTAAGATtcaaatgtttctaataaatctGATATCTATTGTACTAGTAGtttgtaatataaattattacaaaaaacttACGGATTTCATATTTCTAGATTAATTGCGTGTCGTGAAGCGTGATTCttaaacaaaaattacaaaatatttttcaggaATGTAGTCAAATATTTAGCAAAGTGCAACCAACAAACAGGCATGCAAGTTAGTGGGACAGTACCGAGGTGGAGCAACAGACCGAGGTGGTAGTCGGCGACGCGCTGCGCCAGGTCGGGCCGCGGCGGCGCGTCGGCGCGCGCCTCCACGTAGCGCTCCATGGCGCGCTCGTGCGCGCGCGCCAGCGCGTCCTCCTGCACGACACGAACATACTAATATTATTCCAAAATCGCTTAAATTTAACTTTACTATTACATGAGACATACAGAACCAATTCATTATTAATCGTCACTGAAATGGTCACCGCTCAGCTTAATGtcgagataaataaataataaataaataaatattataggacattattacacaaattgactaagtcccacagcaagctcaataaggcttgtgttgagggtacttagacaacgatatatataatatataaatatttataaatacttaaatacatagaaaacacccatgactcaggaacaagtatccATGCTCagcacacgaataaatgcccttaccaggatttgaacccgggaccatcggcgtcgtaggcagggtcactaaccactaggccagaccggtcgtcaagataACACCTAAGGATCtggacgctggtcttccgtgggaCCCCTTCTAAGGACCGCAACTACACACTAaagtaaaaattttatacaaatgcAATAGTTTCAAGTAAGTTTAATAAGTCTATATTATgcaattaaaaactacaaaaataattaagttattTATATTACGATACCTAAACAGTCATTAATGTATCATACAAGGTGTAATAAATTATATGGGAGGCATTTATTCAAGTAGGAATATGGAAATGGGCAAaattgttgatatttttatatttataacacgTTAATACTTTTTTCACGATTTTGACAATAATATATTATcttaatatgtaaacaggccctaaggtgcATACTGGCAGAGCTGCCGAGTAGCGAGTTGAGCCAAGGTTTCGGTTTAGACCAGTGAAGGCAGAATGTCCTCACCTCAACAAAGTCCTCAGTAAGCCTGGCCAGGTTCTCCCTCAAGTAGTGATACAGCTGCTGCGCCGCGAGCTGCTGCGCCGCCTTCTTGGTGGTGGCGGACGCGAGGCGCGCGTGCGCGCCCACGGCCCCGCGCGCCGTGAAGCAGCGCGCGTGCGCGGGGCCCGTGTCGCCCTCCAGCGTGTACTCGGGCCCCGGCAGGTTGTACTCTTGGCACAGCTCCTACACAACGATATCACAACAATTGTTTCAATAtcaaaaaagctataactttttttttaataatgtcagttgttcatacaaaccaagtagcataaatgagtttcacttttaaaatactgacatttataatttaatatttttgtttgtttaaaattaaataatttgattaatttaacagccgtttaaaatattttcaatcgtggctgaatgctgaataggtctgtgccctcgatgctaacctgtcaagaaattacaaaatggcggacgaatgtttgatatgtcaccgtatttaagaattatttcatttaaaaattttttttttcttcgcaagtgtgatgaaaaacattgtgtgtaagtccggg
Above is a genomic segment from Cydia pomonella isolate Wapato2018A chromosome 4, ilCydPomo1, whole genome shotgun sequence containing:
- the LOC133516920 gene encoding RISC-loading complex subunit tarbp2-like isoform X1, with protein sequence MMKTPITVLQELMVKFSEAPEYECVAQSGPQHLAVFEYRCVARGHVVSATARSKKEAKQEAARLMLARLAAAGLSVPAPYAVPCPPCPPVVGDGDAVAAGSGARSYKALLKELCQEYNLPGPEYTLEGDTGPAHARCFTARGAVGAHARLASATTKKAAQQLAAQQLYHYLRENLARLTEDFVEEDALARAHERAMERYVEARADAPPRPDLAQRVADYHLGLLLHLEEELVELGGDALRAAAPDAQPEAALRAAAAALGLRLEWHALPAEGGELTLARLAPSSPPLVFCARSREAAAAEALAYLRLTMKFRDQKLT